A window from Salmo trutta chromosome 29, fSalTru1.1, whole genome shotgun sequence encodes these proteins:
- the LOC115167614 gene encoding dynein assembly factor 1, axonemal: MHPKPLESGEVEEESGEESSMTLQAGDAEILLNAMSTTSSKLEEAPTANCSPLPNVVIEGDRCVSSHTEVDKLIQAQQQEKKEKDSGPRMTKTFLKDHCKQNKLYMTPRLNDTLYLHFKGFSTIENLEEYTGLKCLWLECNGLQRIQNLQAQTDLRCLFLHQNLIHNLENLEPLSKLCTLNVCNNYIHTIENIACLPDLGTLQIAHNKLQTVGDVEHLSQCLSLSVLDMSHNLLDDPGILTVLERMPELRVLNLMGNEVIKKIPYYRKTMIIRLKQLTYLDDRPVFPKDRACAEAWGTAGPEGERRERESWQTRERRKIQDSLDAMATIRDQAMEKLRLRELQERGEYETITTPELESPSEKNQRQNQSPGREERIQAFVEDSLEAHEEFLQTQREQTEKEELGNEQPLKKQLDREQLGREDPEREHQEGGQLEREHQEGDELEREHQEGGQLEIK, encoded by the exons ATGCATCCTAAACCCCTCGAATCCGGTGAGGTGGAAGAAGAGAGTGGCGAGGAATCCAGTATGACCCTGCAAGCTGGAGATGCAGAAATATTGCTGAACGCGATGTCAACAACATCCAGTAAACTAG AAGAGGCCCCCACGGCGAACTGCAGCCCCCTGCCAAACGTTGTTATCGAAGGAGACCGTTGTGTGTCCTCACATACAGAAGTCGACAAACTCATACAAGCCCAACAACAAGAGAAAAAGGAAAAGGACTCGGGTCCAAG AATGACAAAGACATTTCTGAAGGACCACTGCAAGCAAAATAAACTCTACATGACACCTCGATTGAATGACACACTGTATTTGCACTTCAAAG GCTTCTCCACCATAGAGAATCTGGAGGAGTACACAGGACTGAAGTGTCTCTGGCTGGAGTGCAACGGACTGCAGCGCATCCAGAACCTGCAGGCCCAAACGGACCTACGCTGCCTCTTCCTCCACCAGAACCTCATACACAATCTGGAGAACTTAGAACCACTCAGCAAGCTCTGCACCCTCAATGTCTGCAACAACTACATACACACCATCGAAAACATTG cctgcctgcctgatctGGGCACCCTGCAGATAGCCCATAATAAGCTGCAGACAGTGGGAGACGTGGAGCATCTGAGTCAGTGCCTCTCCCTCAGTGTACTGGACATGTCCCACAACCTGCTGGATGACCCAGGCATCCTCACTGTGCTGGAGAGAATGCCTGAACTG CGCGTGCTGAACCTGATGGGAAATGAAGTGATAAAAAAAATCCCATACTACAGGAAGACAATGATCATACGTCTAAAACAGCTCACATACCTGGATGACCGACCTGTGTTCCCAAAGGACAG GGCGTGTGCGGAGGCGTGGGGGACAGCGGGTCCGGAGGGGGAGCGTAGGGAGAGGGAATCATGGCAAACACGAGAGAGAAGGAAGATCCAGGACAGTCTGGACGCCATGGCAACCATCAGAGACCAAGCCATGGAGAAACTGCGACTCAGAGAGCTGCAAGAGAGAG GGGAGTATGAGACCATTACAACTCCAGAACTTGAGAGCCCCAGTGAAAAGAACCAGAGGCAGAATCAGAGCCCGGGCAGGGAGGAGAGGATCCAGGCGTTTGTGGAGGACAGTCTGGAGGCCCATGAAGAGTTcctacagacacagagagaacagacagaaaaGGAAGAGCTAGGGAATGAACAGCCACTGAAGAAGCAGCTAGACAGAGAACAACTAGGAAGAGAGGATCCGGAGAGAGAGCACCAAGAGGGAggtcagctagagagagagcaccaAGAGGGAgatgagctagagagagagcaccaAGAGGGAGGTCAGCTAGAGA